One Kaistella polysaccharea DNA segment encodes these proteins:
- a CDS encoding SRPBCC family protein, whose product MKPKVIFNTDQQAATVYIMKVLDAPSPDVWMHFTNPDLLDLWWAPKPWKAETIKMNFGPNGIWNYMMSDPENQKQYAGFKYHEINNHRSFDFTDFMSDDQGNIMKDIPTSNWLVGFTGVEEGTKLTINIHFNNEAEMIKLMNMGFEERIITSLAQLETLLHKKD is encoded by the coding sequence ATGAAACCGAAAGTTATCTTTAATACCGACCAACAAGCTGCTACCGTTTATATTATGAAAGTTTTGGATGCACCGTCGCCCGACGTTTGGATGCATTTTACGAATCCTGACCTTTTGGATCTTTGGTGGGCACCAAAACCCTGGAAAGCCGAAACCATTAAAATGAATTTTGGACCCAATGGAATTTGGAATTACATGATGAGTGATCCGGAAAATCAAAAACAGTATGCTGGTTTTAAATACCACGAAATCAACAATCACCGAAGCTTTGACTTCACAGATTTCATGTCTGATGACCAAGGAAATATTATGAAAGATATTCCAACATCCAACTGGCTCGTAGGTTTTACAGGCGTTGAAGAAGGCACGAAACTAACCATCAATATTCATTTTAATAACGAAGCAGAAATGATCAAATTAATGAATATGGGATTTGAAGAACGCATTATAACGAGTTTAGCTCAATTAGAAACTCTTTTGCACAAAAAAGACTGA